The Aminithiophilus ramosus genome contains a region encoding:
- the feoB gene encoding ferrous iron transport protein B: protein MKKRCIALVGQPNSGKSTIFNMLTGSRQHVANYPGVTVEVKRGTFRQGLGKVELVDLPGTYSLTSYSSEEKVTRDFILSGKADLVVNVVDASNLKRSLYLTFQILEMGAPLVVDLNMADVASGRGLSVDSAALAAELGAPVAPTVGNRRRGGRELKEAIAIGAGPSAFRLDYGPLEPALEETTAALEALFPHEGLPCRWMAVKLFEEDEAVADQVRARGERGKALLERVTTLSKRFESVEGDDTRSHIGLVRHRRAEAVEKLCSRRTAPAGRTWTDRIDSVIVHRILGPLILLGVIYGLYELSIVQGYKLTAYVVPWLSRFHMAVEERLPLAGLLQEPLLRSLVSDVVASINSVLIYIPIFLILFAAIAVLEDVGYMPRMAFILDRLFRRFGLHGQSTLPLILGGVFVGGCAVPGVMATRVIADEKARLATILIVPLMNCMAKIPLYTLLVSVFFVSHQGAMMIFISTVTLIVALAVAKILTLTILKNRPSSPFVMEMPPYHVPTLFGVLQRSVERTWLFCRKIITVIALVAVAVFFLTRYPQLPDEEEANFAARAEAIHASFLSEIADGPYASPLADEAFFLGYLDVQERYRQSRLAGLDGTALERKFSGEKDKVFFDLLQLRDGDGKKLDRAFKSLRRDRMTLMQEYDAARLDNSVLGRMGKALEPVTRFAGFTWKVNVALLSSLAAKESSVATLGVIYRPQGDENQTVGERMREQEEGFTPLHALALMLFMAFYPPCIATLLMVKVETRSWKWALFALVYPTALGLGVASIAFTGGRLLGLTGFPAAWAFYALALVVTILVGAFSPEEEVDAAEEDDTLISERR from the coding sequence ATGAAAAAACGGTGCATCGCCCTCGTCGGCCAGCCCAACAGCGGCAAGTCGACGATTTTCAACATGCTCACGGGATCGCGCCAGCACGTGGCCAACTACCCCGGCGTCACCGTCGAGGTCAAGCGGGGGACCTTCCGCCAGGGACTGGGAAAGGTGGAGCTCGTCGACCTGCCCGGGACCTACAGCCTCACCTCCTATTCGTCGGAGGAGAAGGTGACGCGCGACTTCATCCTCTCCGGCAAGGCCGATCTCGTCGTCAACGTCGTCGACGCCTCGAACCTGAAGCGCAGCCTCTACCTGACCTTTCAGATCCTCGAGATGGGGGCCCCTCTCGTCGTCGACCTCAACATGGCCGATGTCGCCTCCGGCCGAGGCCTCTCCGTCGATTCCGCCGCCCTCGCGGCGGAGCTGGGCGCTCCCGTGGCGCCAACCGTCGGCAACCGCCGCAGGGGAGGCCGGGAGCTGAAGGAGGCCATCGCGATCGGAGCCGGTCCGTCGGCCTTCCGCCTCGATTACGGCCCCCTCGAACCCGCCCTGGAGGAGACGACGGCGGCCCTCGAGGCGCTCTTTCCCCACGAAGGGCTTCCCTGCCGCTGGATGGCCGTCAAGCTCTTCGAGGAGGACGAGGCCGTCGCCGACCAGGTACGCGCCCGCGGCGAGAGGGGCAAGGCGCTTCTCGAACGCGTCACCACCCTCTCCAAGCGCTTCGAGAGCGTCGAAGGCGACGACACGCGAAGCCATATCGGTCTCGTCCGTCACCGTCGGGCCGAGGCCGTCGAGAAACTCTGCTCCCGAAGGACCGCCCCCGCCGGACGGACCTGGACGGACCGTATCGACTCCGTCATCGTGCACCGCATCCTGGGCCCCCTGATCCTTCTGGGCGTCATCTACGGCCTTTACGAGCTCTCCATCGTCCAGGGCTACAAGCTGACGGCCTATGTCGTTCCCTGGCTCTCCCGTTTCCACATGGCCGTCGAGGAGCGCCTCCCCCTGGCGGGGCTTCTGCAGGAACCGCTCCTGCGCAGTCTCGTCAGCGACGTGGTCGCCTCCATCAACTCGGTGCTCATCTATATCCCCATCTTCCTCATCCTCTTCGCCGCCATCGCCGTCCTGGAAGACGTGGGGTACATGCCCCGCATGGCCTTCATCCTCGACAGGCTTTTCCGCCGCTTCGGCCTCCACGGCCAGTCGACGCTCCCCCTCATCCTGGGCGGCGTCTTCGTCGGGGGCTGCGCCGTCCCCGGCGTCATGGCCACCCGCGTCATCGCCGACGAGAAGGCGCGGCTGGCGACGATTCTCATCGTTCCCCTGATGAACTGCATGGCCAAGATCCCCCTCTACACGCTGCTGGTGAGCGTTTTCTTCGTCTCCCACCAGGGGGCCATGATGATCTTCATCTCCACCGTTACCCTCATCGTGGCTTTGGCCGTCGCCAAGATCCTGACTCTGACGATCCTGAAAAACCGCCCCAGCTCGCCCTTCGTCATGGAGATGCCCCCCTATCACGTGCCGACCCTTTTCGGCGTCCTTCAGCGTTCCGTCGAGCGGACCTGGCTCTTCTGCCGAAAGATCATCACCGTCATCGCCCTCGTCGCCGTGGCCGTCTTCTTCCTCACCCGCTACCCCCAGCTGCCCGACGAGGAAGAGGCGAATTTCGCCGCCCGAGCCGAGGCGATCCACGCCTCCTTCCTGAGCGAAATCGCCGACGGCCCCTATGCCTCACCCTTGGCCGACGAAGCCTTCTTCCTCGGTTACCTCGACGTTCAGGAGCGCTACCGCCAGAGCCGCCTGGCCGGACTGGACGGCACCGCCCTGGAGCGGAAGTTCTCCGGAGAGAAGGACAAGGTCTTTTTCGATCTCCTTCAGCTCCGCGACGGTGACGGGAAGAAGCTCGACAGGGCCTTCAAGAGCCTGCGTCGCGACAGGATGACCCTGATGCAGGAGTACGATGCGGCCCGTCTCGACAACAGCGTTCTGGGCCGCATGGGCAAGGCCCTCGAACCGGTGACCCGTTTCGCCGGATTCACGTGGAAAGTCAACGTCGCCCTTCTCAGCTCCCTCGCCGCCAAGGAGAGCAGCGTCGCCACGCTGGGCGTCATCTACCGCCCCCAGGGTGACGAGAACCAGACCGTGGGCGAGCGGATGCGCGAGCAGGAAGAGGGTTTCACGCCCCTTCACGCCCTCGCCCTGATGCTCTTCATGGCCTTCTATCCGCCCTGCATCGCCACGCTTCTCATGGTCAAGGTCGAGACGCGCAGCTGGAAATGGGCCCTCTTCGCCCTTGTCTACCCCACGGCCCTGGGACTGGGCGTCGCCTCCATCGCCTTCACGGGGGGACGCCTGCTGGGTCTGACGGGTTTCCCCGCCGCCTGGGCCTTTTACGCCCTGGCCTTGGTCGTGACGATCCTCGTCGGCGCCTTCTCTCCCGAGGAGGAGGTCGATGCCGCCGAAGAGGACGATACTCTGATTTCCGAAAGGAGGTGA
- a CDS encoding FeoA family protein: MTLDEIKPGSRAIIRRNHAAGAVKQRMMDMGFHRDTVVEVVRNAPLVDPVEFLMDGQHVSLRHAEARLIEVDLP, from the coding sequence ATGACGCTTGACGAGATCAAACCCGGCTCACGGGCGATCATCCGCAGAAACCATGCCGCCGGGGCGGTGAAACAGCGGATGATGGACATGGGCTTTCATCGCGACACCGTCGTCGAAGTCGTCCGCAACGCCCCCCTGGTCGACCCCGTCGAATTTCTGATGGACGGCCAGCACGTCAGCCTCCGCCACGCCGAGGCCCGCCTCATCGAGGTCGACCTTCCATGA
- a CDS encoding AraC family transcriptional regulator yields MRERIREDYERCVGEAQRRIQENLEHLPTLEELAGLCGFSRFHFCRLFAGLTGESPGRYAHRLRLERAAWSLRYSGRSVVDIALEAGYERPESFSRAFSVHFGLNPSRYRRGRNVVHHGRFGTPPMASSPDRKGGIVMEVHVKRFDPIPVAYIRHVGPYAACEASWVKLCSSPKVLEAAGPQALAIGVCYDDPDVTPADKIRFDVCLSLSGPFESAEGISFQVIEGGEYAVFLYKGSYDGLHAAYRRLYGEWLPGSGREPKGSCSLEIYLNDPSTTTPEELLTEIRIPLV; encoded by the coding sequence ATGAGAGAACGGATCCGGGAGGACTACGAGCGTTGCGTCGGTGAAGCCCAGAGGCGGATTCAGGAAAACCTGGAGCATCTTCCCACGCTGGAGGAGCTGGCCGGTCTCTGCGGTTTTTCCCGCTTCCACTTCTGCCGCCTTTTCGCGGGCCTCACGGGAGAGAGCCCGGGAAGATACGCCCATCGGCTGCGCCTGGAGCGCGCCGCCTGGTCCCTGCGCTATTCGGGGCGCTCCGTCGTGGATATCGCCCTCGAGGCCGGTTACGAGAGGCCCGAATCCTTCAGCCGGGCCTTCTCGGTTCATTTCGGCCTCAACCCCAGCCGATACCGGCGGGGGCGTAACGTCGTCCATCACGGGCGTTTCGGAACGCCGCCCATGGCGTCGTCGCCCGATCGAAAAGGAGGAATCGTCATGGAGGTGCACGTGAAGCGCTTCGATCCCATTCCCGTGGCCTATATTCGCCACGTCGGGCCCTACGCAGCCTGTGAGGCGTCCTGGGTGAAACTCTGTTCCTCTCCGAAGGTCCTGGAGGCGGCCGGTCCGCAGGCCCTGGCCATCGGCGTCTGCTACGACGATCCCGACGTGACGCCTGCCGACAAGATCCGCTTCGACGTCTGTCTTTCCCTCTCCGGTCCTTTCGAGAGTGCCGAGGGCATCTCCTTCCAGGTCATAGAGGGAGGGGAGTACGCCGTCTTCCTCTACAAGGGCTCTTACGACGGTCTCCATGCCGCCTACAGGCGTCTCTACGGCGAGTGGCTGCCCGGCAGCGGCCGGGAACCGAAGGGCTCCTGTTCGCTGGAGATCTATCTCAACGATCCCTCCACGACGACCCCCGAAGAGCTCCTGACGGAGATCCGCATCCCCCTGGTCTGA